From the Anaeromyxobacter sp. genome, one window contains:
- a CDS encoding response regulator — MPNKVILLVEDNPKDVLLTQRAFQQSKIANDLQVVRDGAEALEYLHGPGAGTPARPAPALVLLDLKLPKVDGLEVLRRIRQDERTRLLPVVILTSSNEERDVLLGYHGGANSYIRKPVDFRQFTEAVASLGLYWLVLNEPPPRAR; from the coding sequence ATGCCGAACAAGGTCATCCTGCTGGTCGAGGACAACCCGAAGGACGTCCTGCTGACGCAGCGCGCCTTCCAGCAGAGCAAGATCGCCAACGACCTGCAGGTGGTGCGTGACGGCGCCGAGGCCCTGGAGTACCTGCACGGCCCGGGCGCCGGCACGCCGGCCCGGCCCGCGCCCGCGCTGGTGCTGCTGGACCTGAAGCTGCCCAAGGTGGACGGCCTGGAGGTGCTGCGCCGCATCCGGCAGGACGAGCGCACCAGGCTGCTGCCGGTGGTGATCCTCACCAGCTCCAACGAGGAGCGGGACGTGCTGCTGGGCTACCACGGCGGCGCCAACAGCTACATCCGCAAGCCGGTCGACTTCCGCCAGTTCACCGAGGCGGTGGCCAGCCTGGGGCTCTACTGGCTGGTGCTGAACGAGCCGCCCCCCAGGGCGCGGTAG
- a CDS encoding response regulator: MPARHAEAGEGAMRVLNVEDRAQDSALIERELRKRFGAVALTRVETPEAFAAALQDGAWDLVIADHRLPRFSSLAALAALQASGRDLPLIVVSGTMGVDFAVEAMRAGARDYLVKSDLVRLGAVVEREVRDAAARRLLAARHVLTGEVLEVLNGSGELAPQLRGVLERLRRHAGADAAGIRLRAAQDFPYAMQVGFDEAFLAAERTLCQPGGPAADPRGGCPADLACLCGAVLLQRPEAAGLLTPRGAYVTGALGADLGRGGQASALPHLRGRCALDGYQSLALLPLRSGPEVVGLLQLNARAPDRFDPALVQFLEEVAPSLGLAVERRRAEEALHASQERYRVLVETSPNGVALAGPDQAILMANGRLAGLLGLAGAEALEGRRLTDFVAEEDRARAAVELAQVVSATGRGESVLRFRHGEAAFEGEVSSAATAGPDGERASLVVVIRDVTERRRLQARLAQSDRMASVGMLAAGVAHEINNPLTYVLFNLESLAADLPAVEAALPPSAEPPELVQRAREALEGGRRIREIVRDLRVFSRAGDDRLAPVQVNRVIEGAVNMTHHEVKYRARLVLDLGALPPVRANEGRLAQVFLNLLVNAAQAIPEGDVERNRITIRTWSEGAAVLAEVRDTGAGIPPEHLARIFDPFFTTKPAGIGTGLGLAISRGIVEEAGGRITVESRPGEGARFLVQLPAIAEEVAPARAPPPGAALPPPAGRRGRVLVVDDEAIVRSAVVRLLRAEHDTAEAASGREAEALLFADDGYDVILSDLIMPEVSGMDLYQGLAASRPDLAARMVFMSGGAFTAQASLFLEQVANIRIDKPFDASNLRKLVRVLVAARGG, encoded by the coding sequence ATGCCAGCGCGACACGCCGAGGCCGGGGAGGGTGCCATGCGGGTGCTCAACGTCGAGGATCGCGCCCAGGACTCGGCGCTCATCGAGCGCGAGCTGCGCAAGCGCTTCGGGGCGGTGGCCCTGACCCGCGTCGAGACCCCCGAGGCCTTCGCCGCGGCGCTCCAGGACGGCGCCTGGGACCTGGTCATCGCCGACCACCGGCTGCCGCGCTTCAGCTCGCTGGCCGCCCTGGCGGCGCTGCAGGCCTCGGGCAGGGACCTGCCGCTCATCGTGGTCTCGGGCACCATGGGGGTGGACTTCGCGGTGGAGGCCATGCGGGCCGGCGCGCGCGACTACCTGGTCAAGTCGGACCTGGTGCGCCTCGGGGCGGTGGTGGAGCGCGAGGTCCGGGACGCGGCGGCCCGCCGGCTGCTGGCGGCGCGCCACGTCCTCACCGGCGAGGTGCTGGAGGTCCTGAACGGGTCCGGGGAGCTGGCGCCCCAGCTCCGCGGCGTGCTCGAGAGGCTGCGCCGCCACGCCGGGGCCGACGCCGCCGGGATCCGGCTGCGCGCCGCGCAGGACTTCCCCTACGCCATGCAGGTGGGCTTCGACGAGGCGTTCCTGGCGGCGGAGCGCACGCTCTGCCAGCCCGGCGGGCCCGCCGCCGATCCGCGCGGCGGCTGCCCCGCCGACCTGGCCTGCCTCTGCGGGGCCGTGCTCCTGCAGCGCCCTGAGGCCGCCGGCCTGCTGACGCCGCGTGGCGCCTACGTGACCGGCGCGCTCGGCGCCGACCTGGGGCGCGGCGGCCAGGCCAGCGCCCTGCCGCACCTGCGGGGCCGCTGCGCCCTGGACGGCTACCAGTCGCTGGCGCTCCTGCCGCTGCGCAGCGGGCCGGAGGTGGTGGGCCTGCTCCAGCTCAACGCCCGGGCGCCGGACCGCTTCGACCCCGCCCTGGTCCAGTTCCTCGAGGAGGTGGCCCCGAGCCTGGGGCTGGCGGTCGAGCGGCGCCGCGCCGAGGAGGCCCTGCACGCCAGCCAGGAGCGCTACCGGGTGCTGGTCGAGACCTCGCCCAACGGGGTGGCGCTGGCCGGGCCGGACCAGGCCATCCTCATGGCCAACGGGCGGCTGGCCGGCCTGCTGGGCCTGGCGGGGGCCGAGGCGCTGGAGGGCCGGCGGCTGACCGACTTCGTGGCCGAGGAGGACCGGGCGCGGGCCGCGGTCGAGCTGGCCCAGGTGGTGTCGGCCACCGGGCGGGGCGAGAGCGTGCTGCGCTTCCGCCACGGGGAGGCGGCCTTCGAGGGGGAGGTGTCGTCGGCGGCCACCGCCGGACCCGACGGGGAGCGGGCCAGCCTGGTGGTGGTGATCCGCGACGTCACCGAGCGGCGACGGCTGCAGGCGCGGCTGGCGCAGTCCGACCGGATGGCCAGCGTGGGGATGCTGGCCGCCGGGGTGGCCCACGAGATCAACAACCCGCTCACCTACGTGCTCTTCAACCTGGAGAGCCTGGCCGCCGACCTGCCCGCCGTGGAGGCGGCGCTGCCCCCGTCGGCGGAGCCGCCGGAGCTGGTCCAGCGCGCCCGCGAGGCGCTCGAGGGGGGGCGCCGCATCCGCGAGATCGTTCGCGACCTGCGGGTCTTCTCCCGGGCCGGGGACGACCGGCTCGCGCCGGTGCAGGTGAACCGGGTCATCGAGGGCGCCGTCAACATGACCCACCACGAGGTGAAGTACCGGGCCCGGCTGGTCCTGGACCTCGGCGCGCTGCCACCGGTCCGGGCCAACGAGGGCCGGCTGGCCCAGGTGTTCCTCAACCTGCTGGTCAACGCCGCCCAGGCCATCCCCGAGGGGGACGTGGAGCGGAACCGCATCACCATCCGGACCTGGAGCGAGGGCGCCGCCGTGCTGGCGGAGGTGCGCGACACCGGCGCCGGCATCCCGCCGGAGCACCTGGCCCGCATCTTCGACCCCTTCTTCACCACCAAGCCGGCCGGCATCGGCACCGGCCTGGGGCTGGCCATCAGCCGGGGCATCGTGGAGGAGGCGGGCGGGCGCATCACCGTGGAGAGCCGCCCGGGGGAGGGGGCCCGCTTCCTGGTGCAGCTGCCGGCCATCGCCGAGGAGGTCGCGCCGGCCCGGGCGCCGCCGCCCGGCGCCGCGCTGCCGCCGCCGGCCGGACGCCGCGGGCGGGTGCTGGTGGTGGACGACGAGGCCATCGTCCGGTCGGCGGTGGTGCGGCTCCTGCGGGCCGAGCACGACACCGCCGAGGCCGCCAGCGGCCGCGAGGCCGAGGCGCTGCTGTTCGCCGACGACGGCTACGACGTCATCCTCTCGGACCTGATCATGCCGGAGGTGTCGGGGATGGACCTCTACCAGGGGCTGGCCGCCTCCCGCCCGGACCTGGCCGCCCGCATGGTGTTCATGAGCGGCGGCGCCTTCACCGCGCAGGCCAGCCTCTTCCTGGAGCAGGTCGCGAACATCCGCATCGACAAGCCGTTCGACGCCAGCAACCTGCGGAAGCTGGTGCGGGTGCTGGTGGCGGCGCGCGGCGGGTGA
- a CDS encoding P-loop NTPase, with amino-acid sequence MIGARPGRVISVGGGKGGVGKSVVAANLAVAMAQQGARVVLVDADLGSPNQHTLFGLTRPGPGVEAFLAGRLEDLGAAAVDVGVPNLRLVPGNGGVVGTANLPSARKLKLLRHVLALPADVVVVDVGAGVSFNVLDLFDAADLRLVVMTPQLTSAQNAYAFMKSAVFRELRRLAAATGQQALVDEADEGAEPTGSAAQLLARLASSSPALAATLQAGLSAFGARLLGNQLFEPREVNVIYAISRMARDYLGLEVPVLGSLRASRRMHDSVDGGRPYLLHAGVDGDECAASLRAIAAALLEAPLPRHQPSPRPGAEGAPAAPPAHRLAEAGAPLPVAVSAYERACHRHPVNVTVTLVYPGGVLTAQVRDVSEGGALLELDRPPPAGTRLAMVFTSLDDQPSLACVVRHASAASRRAGVEFVADPEAARRAAAGLRREGALAEVMDGATPAA; translated from the coding sequence ATGATCGGTGCGCGCCCTGGGCGGGTCATCTCGGTGGGTGGCGGCAAGGGTGGGGTTGGCAAGAGCGTGGTGGCCGCCAACCTGGCGGTGGCCATGGCCCAGCAGGGCGCCCGGGTGGTGCTGGTGGACGCCGACCTGGGCTCCCCCAACCAGCACACCCTCTTCGGCCTGACCCGGCCCGGCCCCGGCGTGGAGGCCTTCCTGGCCGGGCGGCTGGAGGACCTGGGCGCGGCCGCGGTGGACGTGGGGGTCCCGAACCTGCGCCTGGTGCCGGGGAACGGCGGCGTGGTGGGCACCGCCAACCTGCCCTCGGCCCGCAAGCTCAAGCTGCTGCGCCACGTGCTGGCCCTGCCGGCCGACGTGGTGGTGGTGGACGTGGGCGCCGGCGTGTCGTTCAACGTGCTCGACCTCTTCGACGCCGCCGACCTGCGCCTGGTGGTGATGACCCCGCAGCTCACCTCGGCGCAGAACGCCTACGCCTTCATGAAGAGCGCCGTCTTCCGCGAGCTGCGGCGCCTGGCGGCGGCCACCGGGCAGCAGGCGCTGGTGGACGAGGCCGACGAGGGGGCCGAGCCCACCGGCAGCGCCGCCCAGCTGCTGGCGCGGCTGGCCAGCTCGTCCCCGGCGCTGGCCGCCACGCTGCAGGCGGGGCTCTCGGCCTTCGGGGCCCGGCTGCTCGGCAACCAGCTCTTCGAGCCGCGCGAGGTGAACGTCATCTACGCCATCTCCCGGATGGCGCGCGACTACCTGGGGCTGGAGGTGCCGGTGCTGGGCTCGCTGCGCGCCAGCCGGCGCATGCACGACTCGGTGGACGGCGGGCGGCCCTACCTGCTGCACGCCGGGGTGGACGGCGACGAGTGCGCCGCCTCGCTGCGCGCCATCGCCGCCGCGCTGCTCGAGGCGCCGCTGCCGCGCCACCAGCCTTCGCCGCGCCCCGGCGCCGAGGGGGCGCCCGCCGCGCCGCCGGCCCACCGGCTGGCCGAGGCCGGCGCGCCGCTGCCGGTGGCGGTCTCGGCCTACGAGCGGGCCTGCCACCGCCACCCGGTCAACGTGACCGTCACGCTGGTCTACCCGGGCGGCGTCCTGACCGCCCAGGTGCGCGACGTGAGCGAGGGCGGCGCGCTGCTGGAGCTGGACCGGCCGCCGCCGGCCGGCACCCGCCTCGCCATGGTCTTCACCAGCCTGGACGATCAGCCCAGCCTGGCCTGCGTGGTGCGCCACGCCTCGGCGGCCTCGCGGCGCGCCGGGGTGGAGTTCGTGGCCGATCCCGAGGCCGCCCGCCGCGCCGCCGCCGGCCTGCGCCGGGAGGGGGCCCTGGCCGAGGTCATGGACGGGGCCACACCCGCAGCGTGA
- a CDS encoding MFS transporter, which yields MAAVFVATQIQSAVLGWQVYELTGDPLALGLVGLAEAVPFLALTLVGGWAADRHDRRAISLASLAAVAASGLLLLVLSLGAPSGALPLYGAQALAGLGRAFFRPASAALGTELLPREHYQNATTWRSSIFHTAMVVGPAVGGLLIAVGGPRLAYAVVVTLSAAGLLTMAAVRPRPRPASPVGGLLDGLSDGVRFVFSQPILVGALSLDLFAVLFGGAAALLPIFARDVLGVGEVGFGLLRAAPAVGSVAMSLGLARFGHFARAGRALLGCVALFGLTWIAFAFSRSYALSLALLAVGGALDGVSVVLRGTLVQLWTPQDKMGRVAAVNSFFIGSSNELGAFESGVAARLLGVVPSVVFGGVMTLLTVGLVAWRAPQLRRLGRLGPEGPATPGATP from the coding sequence ATGGCCGCGGTCTTCGTGGCCACCCAGATCCAGAGCGCGGTGCTCGGCTGGCAGGTCTACGAGCTCACCGGCGACCCGCTGGCGCTGGGCCTGGTGGGCCTGGCCGAGGCCGTCCCCTTCCTGGCCCTCACCCTGGTGGGCGGGTGGGCGGCCGACCGGCACGACCGCCGCGCCATCTCGCTGGCCAGCCTGGCGGCGGTGGCGGCCAGCGGGCTCCTGCTGCTGGTGCTCAGCCTGGGCGCCCCCTCCGGCGCCCTCCCCCTCTACGGCGCGCAGGCGCTGGCGGGCCTGGGCCGGGCCTTCTTCCGCCCGGCCTCGGCCGCGCTGGGCACCGAGCTCCTGCCGCGGGAGCACTACCAGAACGCCACCACCTGGCGCTCCTCCATCTTCCACACCGCCATGGTGGTGGGCCCGGCGGTGGGCGGCCTGCTCATCGCGGTGGGCGGGCCGCGGCTGGCCTACGCGGTGGTGGTGACCCTCTCGGCGGCCGGGCTCCTCACCATGGCGGCGGTCCGGCCGCGCCCTCGCCCGGCCTCCCCGGTCGGTGGCCTGCTCGACGGGCTCTCCGACGGGGTGCGGTTCGTCTTCTCGCAGCCCATCCTGGTGGGCGCGCTCAGCCTGGACCTCTTCGCCGTCCTCTTCGGCGGCGCGGCGGCGCTCCTGCCCATCTTCGCCAGGGACGTGCTGGGCGTGGGCGAGGTCGGCTTCGGCCTGCTGCGCGCCGCGCCGGCCGTCGGATCGGTGGCCATGTCGCTGGGGCTGGCCCGCTTCGGCCACTTCGCCCGCGCCGGGCGGGCCCTGCTGGGCTGCGTGGCGCTCTTCGGCCTCACCTGGATCGCCTTCGCCTTCTCCCGCTCCTACGCGCTCTCGCTGGCCCTGCTGGCCGTGGGCGGGGCGCTGGACGGCGTCTCGGTGGTGCTGCGCGGCACGCTGGTGCAGCTCTGGACGCCGCAGGACAAGATGGGGCGCGTGGCGGCGGTGAACAGCTTCTTCATCGGCTCGTCCAACGAGCTGGGGGCCTTCGAGAGCGGCGTGGCCGCGCGCCTGCTCGGGGTGGTGCCCTCGGTGGTCTTCGGCGGCGTGATGACCCTGCTGACGGTGGGCCTGGTGGCCTGGCGCGCGCCGCAGCTGCGCCGGCTGGGCCGGCTGGGCCCCGAAGGCCCGGCGACCCCGGGCGCCACACCCTGA